The stretch of DNA CCGGTCAGTTGCAGCGCGGCGACGGTCCCGAAGGCCTCCGCGCGCCACTCCGCCTTGCGCTCGAATGTCGTACGGAAGAAGACGGGGCCGCTCATGACGTCGTCCACCAACCCGGGTGGCAGGGAGGTCAGTTCGCTCTCCAGGGCGTCGGAGCCCTGGAAGTGGTGCCCGCTGACGCAGTCGTCGTCGTCCTCACCCTCGAGCAGGTGGAAGAGCTCGTGGCCCAGGATGAAGCGCTGGTGGTGCGGGCTGGTGTTGGTGGTGATGACGATACGGTCGCCCTCCTTCCCCGGCAGGCACATGCCCGTCGCCTGTGGGCTCAGAGAGCGCTGGACGATCTCGATGGGGCGGCCGCGCTTCTTCCCGACGGCCTCGACCAGGTCCATGAGCCCGGCGTCGGGTTCCAGCGCGAGTTCCTTGTAGATGAGGCGCGCTGCGCGACGTTCTTCCATGCTCCAGGCGAGGCGTTTGCGCACGGCCGTGGAGACCCGGCCGGGGATCAGGCGGCCTGGGCCGGTGCGGTGCTCGGGGGTGCCGGTGGAATGCATGGGGTCAGCCCTCCCAGACGTGCGTCCCGCGCCGGGACACTATCAGCCCGTCCTGCCGGTGATCGAATCCCATGGCGCGAGAGCAACTCCCGGTCAGCACAGCCATGTTGGAGAGGTCGGAAGCATCACCTAGACCGCTGTCCGGCTCCTCAGCAGAACCGGCAGAGCCCCGGCGGCGTTGGACGAGTAGGAGGCCACCGGCTCCGGCTCGGCGGCGAGTTCGACGTCGAACCGGCTGTGGAGGGCCCGCAGGCCGGTCGCGCCCACCATCTTCGCCAGTGGAGCCCCGATGCAGTAGTGGACACCATGGGAGAACCCGAGATGGGAGGCCGCCGCCTCGCGCAGTACGTCGAACTCCTCGGCTGTCGGGCCGAATTGCCGCGCGTCGCGCCCGGTGGCCGCGACATGGATCACCACGGCTTGCCCTGCCTTGATCTCCGTGCCCGAGAGGGTCACGTCCTTCGCGGCGTAGTAGAACATCACCGTGCGGACCGGGCTGTCGCGGCGCAACGTCTCGTCGATGACGGCCGCCCATGCGTCCGACTCGCGGGCCAGGGCGAGCTGTTCGGGATGGCGGGCCAGGTTCACCACCGCGTTGCCGATGAGGTTGGCGGTGGTCTCATGCCCCGCGAAGAGGAAAAGGAGCAGGGTCTCCGTCAACTCCTTCTCGCTGAGGCTGCCTTGTCCGTCGCCGTGGGCGGCGATGAGGGCCGAGGTCAGATCGTCGCCGGGCGCCGCGGACTTCTCGGAGATCAGCTCACTGATCACGGACACGAGACCCGTCTTTGCCGCCGGCGCCTCCTCGGCGCGGCTCTCGTCGTGCAGGGCCGCGAAGTTGTCGGCGAGCTGCTCGCTCTTGTCCAGACCGAGCCCGAACAGGCTGCAGATGATGGCCATCGGCAGCGGGAGAGCGAACGCCTGCCGCAGGTCGACCGGGCCGGGCTCGGCAGCCAGGTCGTCGGTAAGGCGCTGGACGATCTCCTCGACGCGCGGCCGCAGTGCCTCGATCCGGCGCGGCGTGAAGGCCTTGCCCACCAGTTTCCGCAGCCGGGTGTGGTCCACGCCGTCCGCGTTCAGCATGCCGGAGAGGGTGATCAGTTCCAGCAAGGGCCAGCTGTCGGGCACCTCACCGTCGGTGTACGCCTGCCAATGCGCCGGATTCTTGCGGAAGTCCGGGTGGGTGAGCACCTCGCGCGCGGTGGCATGGTCCCCGGTGGCCCACACCTCCACGTCGCCGGTGAGCCGGACCCGCACCACCGGGCCCCGGTCCCTGAGGCCGCGCCCCTCGGCCACGACGAGGTCGCGCGGGTCGAGCAAGGTCACTTGAGGCGGCGTCAGGTCAGGCATGAAGGGGGACCTCCGAGGCGGATCGGGCGGTCGGGGCGAAGCGGACGGGCAGGGCCTCCAGGGCGCGAACGATGACGGACGGGCGCCACGTCAGGGACGCGCCGTCGGCGAGGCGGACGTCGGGCAGCCGCTGCAGCAGGCAGTCGACCGCTGTCACCGCGATCGCCTCCGCCAGGTCGGGGAACGGGCACTCGTGCTCCCCCGCGCCGTAAGGGAGGTTGGCCTCGCTGTGGGCGGCCATCGCGGCGCGCTCGGCGTCCGACCCCATGCACGGGTCCTGATTGACGGCGGCCAGGTCGAGCACGAGCATGTCGCCGGCCGCGATGTCCTGCTCACCCAGGCGGGCGTCCCGCGTGGCCCAGCGGCCGATGACGCGCTGCAGCGGGGGCTGCTCCCACAGCGTGGCCCGCATGGCCCCCTCGATGTCGGCGAGGCCGTGGTTCACGTCATTGCGCATCTGCGCACTGTTGACCTGCCGTTCGAGGCCGTTCGAGATCCAGTTCCCCATGGCGCCCATGGCGGAGGCCAGCGTGAGCCACACCTGCTCGCGGATCTCCTCGTTGCTGCGGGCGATCTCGTCCGTGCTCCGGGCCGTGTCCTCTTCGATGAGCCAGGCGATCGCGTCGGCACCGAGCTCCCGCCGCCGGTAGGCGATGTGGCCCTCGATGACGCTCATGATCTGCTGGTTGGCCTGCTGCGCCTCCTCTCCGCCGTCCAGGAGTGCGGGCAGGGCGGTCACCAGCTGCTGCGCCGCCTGCTCCGAGAACCCGAAGATCCGCATCAGGACCATGAGGGGCAGCTGCGCCGCGTACTGGGCGACGAGGTCCGCGCTCCCGGTCTCGCAGAACTGGTCGATCAGGCGGTTCGCGCGGTCGCGCGTGTAGCGGCGTACGGTCCCGGGCCGGGTACGGCCCAGACTGCGGGTGAGGGCTCCGCGTAACCGTGTGTGTTCCTCCCCTGTGGCGAACAGGGCGTTGGGCCGCTCCTGCGTGTGCAGCGCCAGGGACCAGTCGGCGGGTACCGGGCTGCGCGGCCGCCAGGGCCGAGGGCTGCGGCTGTAGGCCACCCCCTCGCGCATCACGACCTTCGCCTCCTGGTAGCCGATGACCAGCCAGGCGAACACCCCGTCCAGGGTGATGGGGACCACGGGCCCGTGCTCGGCCCGCATCCTGCGGTACATATCTCGCGGGTCCGGGTGCGCGTCGATCTCCGCCAGCGGCAGCGCCGCGGGATGAGCGGGGCAGCCCGGGGGCGGTAAGAGAGTGCTGGCAGCGGCGGGAAAATCAGGATAGGAAGTCATGACACCGATTCAGTCGTCAACAATTGGGGAATGCCGCAGCGTGAGGCTGGCACGAACAGCCGTGTTACGGCCCCTCATCTGGTCAGCGATCTTCCTGCACCCCTCGACGGGGTGTCAACGATCGAGGAAGCCCGCAGGTGGGGGCGGGCGTCAGTGGCTATCCTCAAACCGCCCATCGTGTTCCGTGGCCCTTGGAGACCTACAGGTGAACGCAGACGCCGACCCCGGAGGAGGCGGTATCGACC from Streptomyces sp. BA2 encodes:
- a CDS encoding cytochrome P450 family protein, with the translated sequence MPDLTPPQVTLLDPRDLVVAEGRGLRDRGPVVRVRLTGDVEVWATGDHATAREVLTHPDFRKNPAHWQAYTDGEVPDSWPLLELITLSGMLNADGVDHTRLRKLVGKAFTPRRIEALRPRVEEIVQRLTDDLAAEPGPVDLRQAFALPLPMAIICSLFGLGLDKSEQLADNFAALHDESRAEEAPAAKTGLVSVISELISEKSAAPGDDLTSALIAAHGDGQGSLSEKELTETLLLFLFAGHETTANLIGNAVVNLARHPEQLALARESDAWAAVIDETLRRDSPVRTVMFYYAAKDVTLSGTEIKAGQAVVIHVAATGRDARQFGPTAEEFDVLREAAASHLGFSHGVHYCIGAPLAKMVGATGLRALHSRFDVELAAEPEPVASYSSNAAGALPVLLRSRTAV
- a CDS encoding ImmA/IrrE family metallo-endopeptidase, which encodes MHSTGTPEHRTGPGRLIPGRVSTAVRKRLAWSMEERRAARLIYKELALEPDAGLMDLVEAVGKKRGRPIEIVQRSLSPQATGMCLPGKEGDRIVITTNTSPHHQRFILGHELFHLLEGEDDDDCVSGHHFQGSDALESELTSLPPGLVDDVMSGPVFFRTTFERKAEWRAEAFGTVAALQLTGKKGAGSLTSAFANRRFH
- a CDS encoding cytochrome P450; translated protein: MVPITLDGVFAWLVIGYQEAKVVMREGVAYSRSPRPWRPRSPVPADWSLALHTQERPNALFATGEEHTRLRGALTRSLGRTRPGTVRRYTRDRANRLIDQFCETGSADLVAQYAAQLPLMVLMRIFGFSEQAAQQLVTALPALLDGGEEAQQANQQIMSVIEGHIAYRRRELGADAIAWLIEEDTARSTDEIARSNEEIREQVWLTLASAMGAMGNWISNGLERQVNSAQMRNDVNHGLADIEGAMRATLWEQPPLQRVIGRWATRDARLGEQDIAAGDMLVLDLAAVNQDPCMGSDAERAAMAAHSEANLPYGAGEHECPFPDLAEAIAVTAVDCLLQRLPDVRLADGASLTWRPSVIVRALEALPVRFAPTARSASEVPLHA